In a genomic window of Octopus sinensis unplaced genomic scaffold, ASM634580v1 Contig10964, whole genome shotgun sequence:
- the LOC115228703 gene encoding uncharacterized protein LOC115228703 → MPDAASEQESVVYKGNKRTTTRECIILIDQANKRLILERLSSAIHVKRSQRFGAQIVPGKRLCQSSKYPAENILPTVPENVEKSENLVKIAENSFPSKLQNLSDSESDSHVEDDMENVVARHPKEYLLGLFVFSI, encoded by the coding sequence ATGCCAGACGCAGCCTCCGAACAGGAAAGTGTTGTTTATAAAGGAAATAAACGCACAACCACAAGAGAGTGCATTATATTGATTGACCAGGCTAATAAAAGATTGATCTTGGAACGCCTTTCCAGTGCAATTCACGTCAAAAGGTCGCAGAGATTTGGTGCTCAAATTGTCCCTGGAAAGAGGCTGTGCCAGTCCTCTAAATACCCAGCCGAAAATATATTGCCCACAGTTCCAGAAAACGTTGAGAAAAGCGAGAATTTGGTTAAAATAGCAGAGAATTCTTTTCCCTCGAAGCTGCAAAATTTATCAGACTCGGAATCAGACTCCCATGTTGAGGACGACATGGAAAATGTTGTTGCCAGGCATCCCAAGGAATATCTTCTTGGTTTATTCGTTTTTTCAATTTAG